The Lucilia cuprina isolate Lc7/37 chromosome 5, ASM2204524v1, whole genome shotgun sequence genome includes a window with the following:
- the LOC111683454 gene encoding venom serine protease Bi-VSP, translating to MNLYISLALIFVACITTSEQQQQAQYCITPENYNGFCVNLSFCPQIASVIQNGNQTQVKQYLIQSQKACNTESVNNDPVVCCSKPLNVPQTTIRPKRQTTCRGPDLKMGTCIPIRDCKPLREELLTKQQDPTFFRFLKASNFICGGKATAVCCPSSDSQPQTFINVPSIKNSNEIPRRLPTIEEGCGFSNNTFKKKLGGEESRKGAWPWIALIGYDNELSTSPFKCGGILITARHVVTAAHCLRRDLSFVRLGELDLTTDTEGHHVDIRVVRSERHPDYSPTNGHSDIAILYLERNVEFSGKLKMYVNDLNSSHSKILTYL from the exons CTCAATATTGTATTACACCCGAAAACTACAATGGTTTTTGCGTTAATTTAAGCTTTTGTCCACAAATTGCCAGTGTTATCCAGAACGGTAATCAAACACAGGTCAAACAATACCTTATACAATCACAAAAAGCATGCAACACTGAAAGCGTAAATAACGACCCAGTA GTCTGTTGTTCAAAACCCCTCAATGTACCGCAAACAACAATACGTCCTAAAAGACAAACTACTTGCCGTGGTCCTGACCTCAAAATGGGTACCTGTATACCCATTAGAGATTGCAAGCCTTTAAGAGAAGAATTGCTAACAAAACAACAAGATCCCAcctttttcagatttttaaaagcttcaaattttatatgtggTGGTAAAGCTACCGCAGTTTGCTGTCCCAGTAGCGACAGCCAACCACAAACTTTTATTAATGTTCCCTCAATAAAGAATTCAAATGAAATTCCTCGTCGTTTGCCCACCATTGAGGAGGGTTGTGGTTTTAGCAATAAtacctttaagaaaaaactgGGTGGTGAGGAGAGTAGAAAGGGTGCTTGGCCTTGGATTGCTTTAATAGGTTACGATAATGAATTGTCAACCTCGCCGTTTAAGTGCGGCGGTATCCTAATAACAGCCAGACATGTGGTAACAGCGGCTCATTGTTTGCGAAGAGATTT ATCCTTTGTGCGTTTGGGTGAACTTGATTTAACCACTGATACTGAAGGACATCATGTGGATATACGTGTTGTAAGA aGTGAAAGACATCCCGATTACAGTCCCACAAATGGTCATAGTGATATTGCTATTTTATATTTGGAACGTAATGTTGAATTTTCGGGTAAGttgaaaatgtatgtaaatgacTTAAATTCATCGCATTCAAAGATACTAACATATTTGtaa